The Chelatococcus sp. HY11 genome includes a window with the following:
- a CDS encoding translocation/assembly module TamB domain-containing protein, with product MRRVSFPILRVALTALIGLVVVVALGLVVLTRTDFGRAEIVRLVERFASSDGMTIRIGRLEGALPAEMRVRDVTIADPRGVWLSLDQADLRWRPLALISGRLDIELVRLGHLDVARAPDMPVATKPAEPSSGMPQLPFGIALERMDVARLTLGEPLLGVPAALSLTGMARLVDPAQGLVLDMSADRVDDTPGRASIQLNFRPDTQQLKLAVDASEPPGGLVSRLAALRGEPPISLSISGDGPLDDWSGRLRLTLGDKAGAEGEATLKRSGTSRGLDATLLADVGAVLPQELEPLVGPTTIKLDASFADDGAVTLRHVAASNTAFELTGDGAIAQGGAVAGKARLTLGDAAPFAGFLPKVPGPDGRIVPMASWQSLVADVALGGTVNAPEATLKLVGRDIGVTAAGSRYGTGTVTLNATARGDGPLTAEATRFAVKLDGVAEALSASDKAVASALGPRLTLAAEGRAERTGRLDIASSRIEAAPIVASYVGQVDPVSVKGKLTIERADMAALRGFVEQDLSGRVRLAADVDAAFDMSRLVVTLDGAAQDLKTGIAIADNLLGGRATVKGTVRRAGDGSFGFETFSADAAYVSLTADGSATNQRANVVAKVALPDLQRLDPRVTGRGDISANLTGSLSKLDSKATIQLRDAKAMGRPIERLALDITASDVLNAPQGELKLDGSVNGKPARGSGQFARKADGAAEVRDLDIALGSVAVRGSLAATPASLVTGQLAVTAGDLRDLAPLVLAEIAGRLELMANFDAPGGKQAARITGSANRIDAFGVTLTDAKINANGRDLFKAPAFNGQVDIDGVATGGLTVSRARLTAEGQGNTTDLNLNAVVQGADLATSARITPTDGGIDALIRRLTLSRGQTLSLSPDARISLRDGTVTLSNVEVRAGSGRLTVAGSAGERLDLRVAARAIPLAIAELFAPGLGVTGALNGDVTLSGSAAQPSGRYNLTITNLTAPQISDAGLRPLGVNAEGTLGNGRVNVDARVTGLANSNLQITGSAPLGAGALDIGVNGRIDLGLMNARLSAGGQTLTGQAIADLRIRGTAAAPAAAGTIRVTNGRFQDAANGVTLTNIEAVINGSERELVISSLTARARNGGQITGSGRIALDPAAGFPGQIAIKANNAQLMASPIVNATANVDLAIAGALATRPSVTGFIEFSALEITLPKRFPFSATPIPVTRVNAPPAVRARVAAEQRAAASQAANPFAATLDIRVAARSGIVVRGQGINAQLGGQLTIRGTSASPQADGAFTLRRGTLSLLGRQLTFTRGEVSLDGDFDPRINFEAESTAAGITARILVTGKASNPQLEFTSSPELPRDEVLARLLFGKPSGSLSTGQAIQLAQALAELTGEGGGPLGAIGSSLGLDSIDLGTTNSDGSGGVAVGIGKQINDRMRLSIKQGATPESSRAAIDIDLGRNIKLEAEAGAGGGAVGVGMEWNY from the coding sequence ATGCGACGAGTTTCATTTCCCATCCTGCGCGTGGCACTGACGGCCCTCATCGGGCTGGTCGTTGTCGTGGCGCTTGGGCTCGTCGTGCTGACGCGTACGGATTTCGGGCGCGCCGAAATCGTGCGGCTAGTCGAGCGTTTCGCCAGTAGTGACGGCATGACGATCCGGATCGGACGTCTGGAGGGCGCGCTTCCGGCGGAGATGCGGGTTCGCGACGTGACGATCGCCGATCCGCGCGGCGTCTGGCTGTCTCTGGATCAGGCGGATCTGCGGTGGCGTCCTCTCGCCCTGATCAGCGGGCGGCTCGATATCGAACTTGTGCGTCTCGGCCATCTCGACGTGGCGCGGGCGCCGGACATGCCCGTTGCGACGAAGCCGGCGGAGCCGTCCTCCGGCATGCCGCAATTGCCGTTCGGCATCGCACTGGAGCGCATGGATGTCGCGCGCCTGACGCTGGGTGAGCCGCTGCTCGGCGTGCCCGCTGCGCTCTCTCTCACCGGCATGGCCCGTCTGGTCGATCCGGCGCAAGGCCTCGTTCTGGACATGTCCGCGGACCGCGTCGACGATACGCCCGGCCGCGCGAGCATTCAGCTCAATTTCCGTCCGGACACGCAGCAGCTCAAGCTCGCGGTCGATGCGAGCGAACCGCCAGGCGGCCTTGTTTCCCGCCTTGCCGCCCTGCGCGGCGAGCCGCCCATCTCCCTCAGCATCAGCGGCGACGGTCCGCTCGACGACTGGAGCGGGCGTCTGCGTCTGACCCTTGGTGACAAGGCCGGCGCCGAAGGCGAGGCGACGCTGAAACGCAGCGGGACGTCGCGCGGCCTCGACGCCACGCTCCTCGCCGACGTGGGCGCGGTGCTGCCGCAGGAACTCGAGCCACTGGTCGGCCCCACCACCATCAAGCTTGATGCGTCATTCGCTGACGATGGCGCGGTCACGCTGCGTCATGTCGCGGCGTCGAACACCGCCTTTGAATTGACCGGCGACGGCGCCATCGCCCAGGGCGGAGCCGTGGCGGGAAAGGCGCGTCTCACTCTCGGCGATGCCGCGCCGTTCGCGGGCTTTCTTCCCAAGGTCCCCGGTCCGGATGGCCGCATCGTGCCGATGGCCTCCTGGCAATCTCTGGTTGCCGATGTGGCTCTTGGCGGCACGGTCAACGCACCCGAGGCGACGCTGAAGCTGGTGGGCCGCGACATTGGCGTGACCGCCGCCGGCAGCCGCTATGGCACGGGAACCGTCACGCTCAACGCGACGGCCCGGGGCGATGGCCCCCTCACGGCCGAGGCGACCCGGTTCGCCGTCAAGCTTGACGGCGTCGCTGAGGCCTTGTCGGCCAGTGACAAGGCTGTCGCGTCCGCGCTCGGGCCCCGGCTCACGCTGGCCGCTGAGGGAAGGGCTGAACGGACTGGTCGGCTCGATATCGCCTCTTCGCGCATCGAGGCCGCGCCCATCGTCGCGTCCTATGTCGGGCAGGTCGATCCGGTATCCGTCAAAGGCAAGCTCACGATCGAGCGCGCCGACATGGCCGCGCTGCGCGGCTTTGTCGAGCAGGACCTGAGCGGGCGGGTGCGGCTTGCCGCCGATGTCGACGCGGCCTTTGACATGAGCCGGCTGGTCGTGACCCTTGATGGCGCCGCCCAGGATCTGAAGACGGGCATCGCCATCGCGGACAACCTTCTTGGTGGGCGTGCGACCGTGAAGGGCACGGTACGCCGCGCTGGTGACGGCAGCTTTGGCTTTGAGACTTTTTCGGCCGATGCCGCCTATGTATCGCTGACCGCTGATGGCTCGGCGACGAACCAGCGGGCCAATGTCGTCGCCAAGGTCGCGCTTCCGGATCTGCAGCGTCTCGACCCGCGTGTGACCGGTCGCGGCGATATTTCCGCCAATCTGACTGGCAGCCTTTCCAAGCTCGACAGCAAGGCCACCATCCAGCTGCGCGATGCCAAGGCCATGGGGCGTCCCATCGAGCGGCTTGCCCTGGATATCACGGCGTCCGATGTGCTGAACGCGCCGCAGGGCGAGCTCAAGCTCGATGGCAGCGTCAACGGCAAGCCGGCGCGCGGCAGCGGCCAATTCGCGCGCAAGGCCGATGGCGCCGCGGAGGTCCGCGATCTCGATATCGCGCTCGGTTCGGTCGCGGTGCGCGGTTCGTTGGCGGCGACGCCGGCTTCACTGGTTACAGGCCAGTTGGCGGTGACGGCCGGAGATCTGCGCGACCTCGCGCCGCTTGTCCTTGCCGAAATTGCCGGCCGTCTGGAGCTGATGGCCAATTTTGATGCGCCCGGTGGCAAGCAGGCGGCCCGTATCACGGGCTCGGCGAACCGCATTGATGCCTTTGGCGTCACGCTGACCGATGCGAAGATCAACGCCAACGGGCGGGACCTCTTCAAGGCGCCGGCTTTCAATGGACAGGTGGATATCGACGGCGTCGCGACGGGCGGCCTCACGGTGTCCCGTGCCCGCCTCACCGCCGAGGGGCAGGGCAACACGACCGATCTCAACCTCAATGCCGTGGTGCAAGGGGCGGATCTCGCGACCTCGGCCCGCATCACGCCCACGGACGGCGGCATTGACGCCTTGATCCGGCGGCTCACCCTGTCGCGCGGCCAGACGCTGTCGCTGTCACCCGACGCGCGCATCAGCCTTCGCGACGGAACCGTCACCCTGTCCAATGTGGAAGTGCGCGCCGGATCGGGACGGTTGACGGTCGCCGGTTCGGCCGGCGAGCGGCTGGACCTCAGGGTCGCGGCCCGGGCCATCCCGCTGGCCATCGCCGAACTGTTCGCGCCAGGCCTCGGTGTAACCGGGGCGCTCAACGGTGATGTGACCTTGTCAGGATCCGCCGCTCAACCATCGGGCCGCTACAATCTCACCATCACCAATCTCACCGCGCCACAGATCAGCGACGCGGGTCTCCGGCCGCTCGGCGTCAATGCCGAGGGCACACTCGGGAACGGCCGTGTCAATGTGGACGCCCGCGTCACCGGTCTTGCGAATTCCAATCTGCAGATCACCGGCTCGGCTCCGCTTGGCGCGGGTGCGCTCGACATCGGCGTCAACGGCCGCATCGATCTCGGCCTGATGAACGCGCGCCTGTCGGCGGGGGGCCAGACCCTCACCGGGCAGGCCATCGCCGATCTGCGCATTCGTGGCACGGCGGCCGCGCCGGCCGCCGCGGGAACGATTCGCGTCACGAACGGGCGCTTTCAGGATGCCGCCAATGGCGTCACGCTCACCAATATCGAAGCCGTTATCAACGGGTCGGAGCGTGAGCTCGTCATATCCAGCTTGACGGCGAGAGCACGCAACGGCGGACAGATAACAGGCTCCGGGCGCATCGCGCTGGATCCGGCGGCCGGCTTCCCCGGGCAGATCGCCATCAAGGCGAATAACGCCCAGCTCATGGCGAGCCCGATCGTGAACGCGACCGCGAATGTGGATCTCGCCATCGCCGGCGCGTTGGCGACACGCCCGAGCGTGACGGGCTTCATTGAATTCTCGGCTCTGGAAATCACCCTGCCGAAGCGTTTCCCCTTCTCGGCGACACCGATCCCGGTGACGCGTGTCAACGCGCCTCCGGCCGTGCGGGCGCGCGTCGCCGCGGAACAGCGGGCAGCCGCCTCGCAGGCGGCCAATCCCTTCGCGGCGACGCTCGACATCCGCGTGGCGGCGCGCAGCGGCATCGTGGTGCGCGGGCAGGGCATCAACGCCCAGCTCGGCGGGCAATTGACGATCCGCGGCACGAGCGCCTCGCCGCAGGCCGACGGCGCCTTCACGCTGCGTCGGGGAACGCTGTCGCTGCTTGGCCGCCAGCTCACCTTCACCCGAGGCGAAGTCTCACTCGACGGCGACTTCGACCCGCGCATCAACTTCGAGGCGGAATCCACCGCGGCCGGGATAACCGCCCGTATCCTCGTGACGGGCAAGGCCTCCAATCCGCAGCTCGAGTTCACATCCTCGCCAGAACTGCCTCGGGATGAAGTGCTGGCGCGACTTCTGTTCGGCAAGCCATCCGGCAGCCTATCGACCGGGCAGGCGATCCAGCTCGCCCAGGCTTTGGCTGAATTGACGGGTGAGGGCGGTGGTCCGCTCGGCGCGATCGGTTCGTCGCTCGGTCTCGACTCGATCGATCTCGGAACCACGAATTCCGATGGTTCGGGCGGCGTGGCGGTCGGCATCGGCAAACAGATCAACGACCGCATGCGGTTGAGCATCAAGCAGGGGGCGACCCCGGAATCCAGCCGCGCCGCGATCGACATCGACCTCGGCCGCAACATCAAGCTCGAGGCCGAAGCGGGCGCCGGCGGCGGTGCCGTGGGCGTCGGCATGGAATGGAACTACTAG
- the tssM gene encoding type VI secretion system membrane subunit TssM has product MTKTAWLLAIIVLGLAIELAVAVWFGAPSLSIAGAQPFTDVLPRILVIGLIGLAAVAAVLVLLWRRRGSPDRLRAAAERAVAADLSALRCHIKTVLRRANGRWRGLRPVAYASPWYLVLGSSQDSASQLLKAMGLRLEAERQAGQASGGSAGPLALVWSGRQALALSVVAPLDGLPRARDTDDLESEARWRGVLKLIRRTRPLQPLNGLILELNTSALLDATADHRANLAEAWRDRIAQVAQIAGPFLPAYLVVTGINNLGGYHASCADLDEVTLLDLTGMTPAGTTGMRAKEQIRALHDGLRAMLLRLARHSVRRAGMATQADHTGLILEFPVEVAILTDRITQFAAALLHPDCGRLSPVLRGVQLVQSPAMESHLPGDRLLRGAARSLALDVTQFRPRESIAARAKSFGVAARFLYRDILPEAGLASRRHPWRTAWRATLAPLAALALLGASIPLGLVWRDKLQETRQTLTDIEQSLAASDSAIRALDKDAGGDAPDLKRVLPVLDRLSANLPVVAGLGAGLPLAGARDVLLDAHREAYDRAQAQLLLPRLLLNLQTQLPVASPQNLSPAEELALFDRLKTYLTLGGQSPGGQDQARAWLNMHGREIAPELDETTSEHLAAHVRALMVHPLTHSPLDGSRIAAARAALSINTLVLRGLTALQVRVRAADLPAWRLIDAAGPMAGRLLVRRSGKPLSEGVPAFYTRAGFLTVVAPALREVAAALAKEGWVIPLATGPDNRDLAKVLEQEIAEDYFTGYVDAWNGLMDDIAVTQANNLQQASQQLTQLAGPASPLERLYQSASQETDLTPPTTPKPASASASAPDQARAPMTGEPVTTRFAWLRDLVATGDSGSSRLRQTIDGFGALGRQMAETAYLPQDAVPTPSAGSSAGQLADSAAGLPAPLARIASDIAHTAASMTSAATEDRVATAWREVEPFCRLVTSNRYPFSGRASQSISLEDFASLFGPQGRLEKFFTTYLRPFVDTSAPAWQVHPVHGMALDIDRPALEQFQRAARIRDAFFTDNPAAPSVRFSLEPLRLDAAAETLTYAIGGQTLVYRHDPARLWPMQWPPADGQLTAQLELSPWLDNEPGSLDFHGPFAFLQLIEAGAPKPEGKAPDRFILRYTLGSRTASLRLTAASIINPFSLKDLRQFRCPEIP; this is encoded by the coding sequence ATGACCAAGACAGCCTGGCTTCTTGCCATCATCGTGCTCGGACTGGCGATCGAACTCGCTGTCGCCGTCTGGTTTGGTGCGCCATCCCTTTCCATCGCTGGCGCGCAGCCGTTCACCGACGTGCTGCCACGCATCCTTGTGATCGGGCTGATCGGTCTCGCGGCCGTCGCGGCCGTGCTGGTACTGCTCTGGCGACGGCGCGGCTCACCAGACAGGCTCCGAGCCGCGGCTGAGCGTGCCGTAGCTGCGGATCTCTCGGCGCTTCGCTGCCATATCAAAACGGTCCTCCGCCGCGCCAATGGCCGTTGGCGCGGCCTTCGGCCCGTCGCATATGCCTCACCGTGGTATCTGGTGCTGGGCTCATCGCAAGACTCGGCGAGCCAGTTGCTCAAGGCCATGGGACTGCGGCTGGAAGCAGAGCGCCAGGCAGGACAGGCATCCGGGGGCTCGGCGGGCCCTCTCGCCCTGGTGTGGTCGGGACGGCAGGCCCTCGCTCTGTCAGTGGTCGCCCCGCTCGATGGACTGCCACGAGCGAGAGACACGGACGACCTCGAAAGCGAGGCTCGCTGGCGGGGCGTTCTCAAGCTTATCCGACGGACGCGCCCTTTGCAGCCTCTGAACGGCCTCATCCTGGAGCTCAACACCTCGGCGCTCCTCGACGCCACGGCGGATCATCGCGCCAACCTCGCGGAAGCATGGCGCGACCGTATCGCCCAAGTGGCGCAGATCGCCGGCCCCTTCCTTCCCGCCTATCTCGTCGTAACCGGCATCAACAATCTGGGTGGCTACCACGCGAGTTGCGCCGATCTCGACGAAGTCACGCTGCTTGACCTCACCGGCATGACCCCGGCTGGCACCACAGGTATGCGGGCCAAAGAGCAGATCCGGGCGTTGCACGACGGCTTGCGGGCCATGCTTCTGCGCCTCGCCCGGCACAGCGTGCGTCGTGCGGGAATGGCCACGCAGGCGGATCATACCGGCCTCATCCTGGAATTTCCGGTGGAGGTCGCGATCCTGACGGATCGAATCACGCAATTCGCCGCGGCGCTCCTGCATCCCGACTGCGGCAGGCTTTCGCCTGTCCTGCGCGGTGTCCAGCTTGTCCAGTCCCCGGCCATGGAGAGCCATCTCCCCGGCGATCGCCTCCTGCGGGGCGCGGCCCGGTCTCTCGCCCTCGATGTCACCCAATTCCGTCCGAGGGAGAGTATAGCAGCCAGAGCAAAGAGTTTCGGCGTCGCCGCGCGCTTCCTTTATCGTGACATCCTGCCTGAAGCCGGCCTTGCAAGCCGACGTCATCCCTGGCGAACCGCCTGGCGAGCGACGCTCGCACCGCTGGCGGCGCTGGCCTTGCTCGGGGCGAGCATCCCGCTCGGGCTCGTCTGGCGGGACAAACTCCAGGAAACCCGCCAGACACTGACTGACATCGAACAATCGCTCGCCGCCAGCGACAGCGCCATCCGCGCACTCGATAAGGACGCTGGCGGGGACGCGCCGGACCTGAAGCGTGTCCTGCCTGTCCTAGACCGCCTGTCGGCGAATTTGCCGGTGGTGGCTGGGCTTGGAGCGGGGCTGCCGCTGGCCGGCGCGCGCGACGTGCTTCTTGATGCCCATCGTGAAGCCTATGATCGCGCGCAGGCGCAGCTCCTGTTGCCTCGCCTCCTTCTCAACCTCCAGACTCAGCTGCCGGTCGCGAGCCCGCAGAATCTCTCACCCGCTGAGGAACTTGCGCTTTTCGACAGATTGAAAACCTATCTCACACTCGGCGGGCAAAGCCCGGGCGGACAGGATCAGGCCCGAGCCTGGCTTAACATGCATGGGAGAGAGATTGCTCCCGAGCTCGATGAAACCACCTCAGAGCATCTGGCGGCCCATGTCCGCGCCCTTATGGTCCACCCTTTGACACATTCACCGCTTGACGGCTCCCGGATTGCGGCCGCTCGTGCGGCGCTGTCGATCAATACGCTTGTCCTGCGGGGTCTCACCGCCTTGCAGGTCCGGGTGCGCGCTGCCGATCTGCCCGCCTGGCGGCTGATCGATGCCGCGGGACCGATGGCAGGCCGGCTGCTCGTCCGGCGCTCGGGCAAGCCGTTGAGCGAGGGCGTTCCCGCCTTCTACACACGGGCCGGCTTTCTGACGGTCGTCGCGCCCGCGCTGCGCGAGGTCGCGGCCGCGCTCGCGAAGGAGGGGTGGGTCATTCCGCTCGCGACGGGGCCGGACAATCGCGACCTCGCGAAGGTGTTGGAGCAGGAGATCGCGGAGGACTATTTCACCGGCTATGTGGATGCATGGAACGGGCTGATGGACGATATCGCTGTGACCCAGGCCAACAACCTGCAGCAGGCGAGCCAGCAGTTGACACAGCTTGCGGGCCCCGCATCCCCTCTGGAACGGCTTTATCAATCGGCCAGCCAGGAAACGGATCTCACGCCGCCCACGACACCAAAACCCGCATCCGCCAGCGCCTCCGCGCCCGATCAGGCCCGCGCCCCCATGACGGGTGAACCCGTCACCACCCGCTTCGCATGGCTCAGAGACCTCGTCGCGACGGGCGACAGCGGCTCATCGCGTCTGCGGCAGACGATCGACGGCTTCGGCGCTCTCGGCCGGCAGATGGCTGAAACCGCCTATCTTCCGCAGGACGCGGTACCCACCCCGTCTGCCGGTTCGTCCGCCGGACAGTTGGCCGACAGCGCGGCTGGCCTTCCCGCGCCACTAGCGCGGATTGCCAGCGACATCGCGCATACTGCTGCCAGCATGACATCCGCCGCGACGGAAGACCGCGTAGCGACCGCCTGGCGCGAGGTGGAGCCGTTCTGCCGGCTCGTCACAAGCAACCGCTATCCCTTCTCCGGCCGCGCGAGCCAATCGATCTCGCTTGAAGATTTCGCCTCGCTTTTCGGGCCGCAGGGGCGGCTGGAGAAGTTCTTCACGACTTACCTGCGGCCCTTCGTCGATACCAGCGCACCGGCATGGCAGGTCCACCCCGTGCATGGCATGGCACTCGACATCGACCGCCCGGCGCTGGAGCAATTCCAGCGTGCCGCGCGCATACGCGATGCCTTCTTCACGGATAATCCCGCCGCGCCTTCGGTTCGCTTCAGCCTCGAACCCCTGCGGCTCGATGCGGCAGCCGAGACCCTGACCTACGCCATAGGAGGGCAGACGCTCGTCTACCGGCACGATCCGGCGCGCCTGTGGCCCATGCAATGGCCACCGGCAGACGGGCAGCTGACGGCGCAACTCGAGCTCAGCCCCTGGCTTGACAACGAGCCGGGCAGCCTCGACTTCCATGGCCCTTTCGCGTTTCTGCAATTGATCGAGGCGGGAGCGCCAAAGCCTGAGGGTAAGGCGCCTGACCGCTTCATCCTGCGCTACACGCTTGGCTCACGCACCGCATCCCTGCGCCTCACCGCCGCGAGTATCATCAACCCCTTCAGCCTGAAGGATCTACGGCAGTTTCGCTGCCCCGAGATACCGTGA
- a CDS encoding autotransporter assembly complex family protein yields the protein MSFVAAPGALNAQSAGSGAGASGQAEKPDNRSFFDRLFGRKAEPEQPQIPVPDAVPYEVTIDVGGDDDTLEQRIRDASNLEELKKSPPSGAEGLVQRASADLPRLFSTMAALGYYEAKITVTVAGVDVDSTTAAARVNSARRAGPVPVVINVNPGRLFTFGSLKGVNAATGAAVDPPEAWAKLNFARGEPAESSVVLSAEAALVARFRDIGHAFAKAVKRDAIVDYATGQMDVTLRVEPGPLVRFGDVKISGTERLNPGFIRRRVTFRPGDVFSTAALDDFRRELNSYDVFDSVRIREGSALNDAGELPIDVEVKERLPRFVGFSAKYSNTDGPSVNAYWGHRNLFGNAERLRLDATVAGASGKILGADGKEVPWRERLGFNFGGTFEVPGIFTVQDDLIVKANYLRNVTENYTQQGFLGSVGVKREFSKEFTAQVGLSFERAKFTRAYSDVGGGGSYYTLVGIPVEATYDTTDSKLDPTRGFRVTGTVTPYPSFLGSTIGMTSMTGTASAYLSLDTDSRYILAGRVRMGSIVGAGLYDIPPPHRFFAGGGGSVRGYDYQSIGPKDAFGRVIGGRSLLEGSVEMRVKVTDTIGVVPFVDAGGAFRDSVPSFDDDIKYSAGIGLRYYTSLGPLRLDVARGLNRDKGDPPYGIYMSLGQSF from the coding sequence GTGTCCTTCGTGGCCGCTCCAGGGGCGCTCAACGCGCAGTCCGCGGGAAGTGGCGCCGGCGCGTCCGGGCAGGCGGAGAAACCCGACAATCGCTCGTTCTTCGATCGCCTTTTCGGACGCAAGGCGGAGCCGGAGCAGCCACAAATTCCGGTGCCCGATGCGGTCCCGTATGAAGTGACCATCGATGTCGGTGGTGATGACGATACGCTTGAACAGCGGATCCGCGATGCCTCCAACCTCGAAGAACTGAAGAAAAGCCCGCCTTCCGGCGCGGAGGGGCTGGTGCAGCGCGCCTCCGCCGACCTGCCGCGGCTGTTCTCGACCATGGCGGCGCTCGGCTACTACGAAGCCAAGATCACCGTGACGGTAGCTGGCGTCGACGTGGACTCGACCACGGCCGCGGCCCGCGTCAACAGCGCCCGTCGCGCCGGGCCCGTGCCTGTCGTCATCAATGTCAATCCGGGCCGTCTGTTCACCTTCGGCAGCCTGAAGGGCGTCAATGCCGCCACAGGTGCAGCTGTCGATCCGCCAGAAGCCTGGGCAAAGCTGAACTTCGCGCGTGGTGAGCCGGCCGAGAGCAGCGTCGTGTTGTCCGCCGAGGCGGCGCTCGTCGCGCGTTTCCGCGACATCGGTCACGCCTTCGCCAAGGCGGTCAAGCGCGATGCCATCGTGGACTATGCCACCGGCCAGATGGATGTGACGCTGCGTGTCGAGCCCGGCCCACTCGTCCGCTTCGGCGATGTCAAGATTTCGGGCACCGAGCGGCTTAATCCCGGCTTCATCCGCCGGCGGGTGACCTTCCGCCCGGGGGATGTTTTCTCGACCGCCGCGCTTGATGATTTCCGCAGGGAGCTCAATTCCTACGACGTTTTCGATTCCGTGCGGATCCGCGAGGGAAGCGCCCTGAATGACGCGGGCGAATTGCCGATCGACGTCGAGGTGAAGGAGCGCCTGCCGCGTTTCGTGGGCTTCAGCGCCAAATATTCGAATACCGATGGTCCCTCGGTCAATGCCTACTGGGGGCATCGCAACCTGTTTGGCAATGCCGAGCGCCTGCGGCTCGACGCGACGGTCGCCGGGGCGTCCGGCAAGATCCTGGGCGCCGACGGCAAGGAGGTGCCTTGGCGCGAAAGGCTGGGCTTCAATTTCGGCGGCACCTTCGAGGTGCCGGGAATCTTCACGGTCCAGGATGACCTGATCGTCAAGGCCAACTACCTGCGCAACGTCACGGAGAACTATACCCAGCAGGGCTTCCTCGGGTCTGTCGGCGTCAAGCGTGAGTTCTCGAAGGAGTTCACCGCGCAGGTGGGCCTGAGTTTCGAGCGCGCCAAATTCACGCGCGCCTACAGTGACGTCGGCGGCGGCGGCAGCTACTACACCCTCGTCGGTATTCCGGTCGAGGCCACCTACGACACCACGGATTCGAAGCTCGACCCGACACGCGGCTTCAGGGTGACAGGCACCGTGACGCCCTATCCGAGCTTCCTCGGGTCGACCATCGGCATGACCTCGATGACGGGAACGGCCTCGGCCTACCTCAGTTTGGACACGGATTCCCGCTATATCCTCGCGGGACGGGTGCGCATGGGCAGCATCGTCGGCGCCGGTCTCTATGATATTCCGCCGCCCCACCGCTTCTTCGCCGGCGGTGGCGGCTCGGTACGCGGTTACGACTACCAGAGCATTGGCCCGAAGGACGCCTTCGGCCGTGTCATCGGCGGACGCAGTCTTCTCGAGGGCTCGGTGGAGATGCGTGTGAAGGTCACCGACACCATCGGCGTCGTGCCCTTTGTGGATGCGGGTGGCGCGTTCCGTGACAGCGTGCCGTCCTTCGACGACGACATCAAATATTCGGCGGGTATCGGGCTTCGCTACTACACCAGCCTTGGTCCGCTCCGCCTCGACGTCGCCCGTGGTCTGAACCGTGACAAGGGCGATCCGCCATACGGCATTTACATGAGTCTTGGGCAGTCTTTCTGA